The Panicum hallii strain FIL2 chromosome 5, PHallii_v3.1, whole genome shotgun sequence genome contains the following window.
CTATTTTTCGTGAGCGAGCATGACGATGTCGGCTGAGTTAGGTTTAGGTTCAGCGAACATATTAGACAGCGGCATCTGGCAAACTAACTCAAGAGCTGGTTCGTCAGTTTGCACACCGCGCCGTATCGTTCTACACGCGTGCGGCGGGTCTCGATAGGTGGCCCTTTTGATTTCTAACGCGCGCGCGCGATTGGTGCCTCGTTTTGTTCCTCTTCCTTCCGTGGTGGGTAGGGTTTCGAATTCATTCCACATTTCCACCGCGTGCTGAGCATGCTTTCCAGCGTGCTGGACCTGGCCACAAAAATTTCTGTGGCTGGAACAGGGAGCCTACATCCGGTAGGATTGATCCTTTCCAGCGTGCTGCGTGCAGGAACAAAACTGGCCATGGGCGCCTACCGAGGTGTCCATATCCAGGCTCCCGTGGCCGCTAGCTGCCTGCGCGCATGTGTGCCAGCTTTCCCGAGCAGTACGGCCCCCCGCCGGGCGCCAGCTCGTCGTTTGGTCGCGCGCTGCGACGCCGCGGCACGTCGACGCTGACGAGCTAGACTCTCGCTGACtgcgacggcagcggcggcgcgtcaGCGGCCAGGAAATAACTAGGGTTGGCACGGCTAGGCTAGGCGTCGCAAGCCTAAATCCGTCGGTGATCTTTTGAGTTCTGATCCTCTCGAGCTCCTCGCAAGTCGCGACGGATCGAGCCGTCACTTCAACATCGCTGCAGACTTATCGACATGCATCCTAATAATAAAAAAAGGCACGGCGAAGATTGTTTCATCTTGGTTTCTCTTCAAAAAATTAAGGGTATGTTTGGATCCTTTGGTAAAAAAGTAAATAGTAAAAATTTGCTTTTTTTTctatttggatccaaacaccctaTGGCAAAAAGAAAACAGCAAAAATAGATAGCAAAAGGAAACAGCAAAAATAGATAGCAAAAGGAAACAGCAACCCTATCTCGCATCCCGCCCGATCCTGCATCCACCCGACATTCGCCGCCCGGCGCCCGatcccgccgcccggcccccccccctccgccgcccgaccccgccgcccggcgcgcGACTTTATAAAAGGTTTAAATGAGCTTTTGCCAAAGCTTTTgccatttggatccaaacatcccTAATGGCAAaacttttgccacttttggcaaatggcaaaatttttgccattttgcccttttgcactttagaTCCAAACACTATGTAAAGCAAATGAAAGGCGCGTTGTACTGCAGCAGTGACATTGTAGCACGGTTTGTTCCGAAGACCCGCATCAGCGTGAAAAATTAGATGATGGGCCTCTGGGTTCGCCTCTATACGTGAACATCGAGTCCTTAAACCTTGACTACCGGACAGATCGTCCTAGTCAGCATGAAGGTTTCAAGTTTGAACTGGCCATGCCATGCATGCATTCGGGCTATTCGGGGCTGGCATGCAGAGCCGTGCGCGCCTCGGCCAACACGATCGCGAAGGCGCCAGCGCCCCGCggggggggcgggcgggcggccgcAGCGGCGCGGGCCGGACCAGGCTGGACCGGGGCCGGGGGCCAGccagcggcaggcggccgcgcggccacgcggcgcAACCCGCCGAAACAGAAGGGCCTCGCGTGGgagagaggaaggaggaggCCAAGAGCGGCGGCTGGCGGGGGGAGTGGCGGGCAATAAAGATCGCGTCCCCCGTCTCGTCGGCTTCGATTCCGCCCTTCCCATCCCGCAGCCCCCCGGCCCCGTCTTCTTCTCCCCCCCTAGCTCTGTAGCTCCCTGCCCCCCACTCCCCGGCCTCGGAGAAAGGAAGGCCGCCCTGGcaccggctcctcctcctccccctgcttCGCCTTCCCGTCCCGGTACGTACGTCGCGGTGCCTCCCCGTCCCCGTTCGTTCTTTCCCGCTTGCCAAGATGTCGCCTTTTTCTTcgacccgccgccggcgagattGCTTCGTCGGTTCTTCCGCATTGGGAGATTTTTCTTGTTGGGGATGGCGCTTTGCCTGGTTAAGCCCGATTATTGGGTGCGTTCAGTTTTGAATTCTTTTTGTTTCCTCTGTTTATTGACGGTCTGTTCAAAACGCGCAAATCTGGGAGTCGGTTCTACATGCCATACATCGAGGTTTTGGTCTTCAGGCGTGGCGTTCTGTTTCTTGATGTGCAACAATCATTGCCATGTCCAGCCTAGTTTGAAGCCGGGAAATTAAAATGAGAGAGGGAAGACAGACGAAGTTTGAATTTTGTCCGCGGTGTTTATCTGTTCGACTGGGTGGGTAGTTTGCAGAACGAAGAATAGTGTAGGAGTAGGACCACTAGGCCGCCTTACCTATAGGATTTGCAGGGTTTATGAATTCAAAATGCGCGGTGTTGCTGCATCCATCCGCAAACGCCAGATGTAACTTTTTTTTTTCGGTTGGTGCCGTCTCTTTCTCGGCCTCTTTGTCTGTACGTGGATTATGGGGAGCTAAACTCTCCCTTCTTTTTTCCGGGAACGTGCGAGAGATTCGCTCGCAGACGGTATATTCAATGTTGATTCTATTCATTATTCAGTTTGGTTGAGCACGTTGCTCAGTAATTTGCGCTATCTTTGTTCGTTTTTTGAAAAACTGAGCTGAAACGTTTGTTTATTCCTATGTTGAGTTAGAAGACAAAACAGTCATGCATTTTTTTTCGAGGCTTTTGGAGTAGGAAAGTAGTAGGGAACAAGTTTGCTGTGCAAAGGGTGGTATATACTTGGTAAAGATCAATTTGACGAAGCATTTGCTCACTGTTCCACCTTTTTTCTGCAATTTGTGCCTCAGGTCTGGAGCAGAGATGGGTGTCTTCGGTGGAACACCTCCTCCAACCTGCCCCTCGTCGCGGCACTGCGCAGAATGGGCCCGAACCTACCTGAAGTATTGCTTGTGCAGCCAGAAGGACAGTGCTGCCCTGGCACTTGGGCTGATCAGTGTCATAAGCTGGGGCGTCGCCGAGGTGCCACAGATAATAACAAATTACAGACAGAAGTCAACTGAAGGGCTTTCTATCGCTTTTCTAATGACCTGGATAGTTGGGTATGCTGTTCCACATGTCTTCTGCTCCTCGGATGTGATTATTGTTGTTTCACATGTCTTCTGTTCTTTGGATGCGATTATATTGCATCATGATAATTGTAGTTGTACACCGGTGTTATGTGCGATACCCTGTCTAATGTTCCTTCTTATTCTTCTATAATTGTACAGGGATTTGTTTAACCTTGTCGGCTGCTTCCTGGAACCTGCTACTGTAAGATctgtttcttgtcctttttctGAGCCATCTTCAACAATAACTTGACACATCGATATTGTAGGGCATTAACAATTTTTTATCCGATTTAATGAATAATAGTTTTGTCTTTGATGGAATACCTGTTTCTCATTAAATATAATATCATTATTTGGTATAGTGTAATGAGGTGTTATCATTCCTACATATGGGGATTATTCCACTCATTTCTGCCAGCCTGTGCTATTCCCTGAAGGCGTGAACCAGCATTATTAAGCTCAGATAATACCTTTGCAATTATCTGTGAACCAGCATACTGTTGTCCTATGAAATAGGGACACTTTGACAAGAATTCCAATTCTAGGTCTGAAAGACGTGTTCCCATAGATCTATTGTGTTCTCTGTAATCATGTGGCATCTACTGCTCTGATGTTtgcttgccaataagttgctctACTATGAATTTATATACTCAACCTTTTCCTGTTTGATGAGATGAAATCTAACCATGAGATTACACGAGCTTCAGTTTTTGAAATATGTGTCTATTTTAATATTTTCACTTTATTTATGTTGCAGCTGCCGACCCAGTTTTACATGGCATTGGTAAGGCATAATACCAAGTTTTTGGACTTGAATTATTTTGATTCCTGCAGCCGAATGATTAAACCTAGCTTTCGTAATGCAGCTGTATACAATAACTACTGTGATCCTAACTGGACAGACAATATACTATAGCCACATCTACCACCATCTTAAAGCGAAGAAATCCAGGGCAACCAGCAAGGTGACTACCTCAAAATTTGTGTAGATAATCTGCATCCACTTTGCATGGATAACTTTTTTAGTATATTAGGAAAATAATGCAACAATCTGTTGACAATTGTAACACTGCAACCACATATATCTTGTACTTATGGATTCATTTATTCATAGATTGTCTCACCCATAGTAGTTTATTAGTGCTCTTCATTGCTGTGAGGCGCCCTGGTAGGACATTGCTGTCAGTTGTCTTATTATATTATTCTTAATGAAATGCGAAATTTATTTGTTTTTAGGCCAGATTCACTTGATATTGTCACAGAACTTTAACTACAACTGTCTTCTAAATAAATTCTCTCATCTATTTTTGGGGATCCTCATGATTTTCAGCCTCAGAAGCATCAGCGAGGGGATACTTCATTACTTGAGAAGCTTTTGGGTGCCAAGGATGGTGGGGTATCCAGAAACAACAACCAGTCAAATGCTACAATTCCTATTCCAAGCTCACCTATTCCTGTTAATACGAAATTTGCCGAACAATACCATACTCCAAGCAGCCCCACCTCAGACTACTACTATATGTAATGTTCTTGAGCTACTAATGTTCGAACAATGTTAGATGCATTATTTCTTTTCTTTACTTGTATGGTACTGATAGGCCAGTAGAGTATGCTCTTAAGTGGCTACTGTGCTGGATGATGCTGTTTTTCCTATTGCTTGTCAACTAAGAAATATGCAAACAAACACAAATTGATCAGGAGCGTTTAACTTTTAGTTGATTTTACAGGTCAGCTAGATCTTTATCAAGGAGTCCAGTGCCAACTGCTGGTACATGGTTGGGCAATAGTCGTCAGTCATCAAAGACGCCTCCACAAACGAATGGCCAAAGCGAACCTTTAATTGGTGAGATCACTACAGCACAATCTGCATCACCTACTAGAACGAAAAATACCCTCTCAGTGGTAAGTTAATCTGCGACCAACTTTTTACTTTATTTCCTGAGGTTGGAGCTACAAAAGTGTTTATCAATGTAATTCAGGTACCGTGGCTGGGTCTTCTGTTCAGCATGTGTCTCTTGCACCTTTTAGTTGGAAGCACACATAGGGAAGTGCCAAGTGGAACTGTCATACCAGTGGGACGAAGGCTTTTACTGTTTAATGTAAGCTGATATTTGCTCTCCAGTTTCAGACTTATGGGTTGTGGCAGAACCCAGTATCCGAAGCATTTTGCACCAAGTATATTTACTGATTTAAAAGACCTGTAATTTGAATGACGATTAACATGACTAATTAATTTGTTCGTTCATCACAGGATGATCAAGGACATTCATCTCTCAGCCATGGCAATGGAAGTGAAATTGGAATCTTTCTTGGTTGGGCAATGGCAATAATCTATATGGGTGGACGGCTGCCCCAGATTTTCTTAAATGTGAGTCACCACAAACAATTGAACACTTTTCCTATTATAACTTTTTTTTATGGAAAATACATCTTTGGCACTACATTACCAGGATGGCTGTGCCACATAGTTGCTATAGTTCAGTACTTCTGTGGGATGATGGGTGGAAAATGTCTATGTGAGGAAATCGTAGCCAATCATTCACCTACATTCTCTTACTGGTTTCCTGTTATCAATAGATAGCTGTTCTAGTTAAAATTAGGCAAGTCTCTGTCTGAATGATTGCACCATGTTCTGACTTCTGACCTTTCTTTATTACCCTGCAGATGCAAAGAGGCCATGTTGAGGCAAGTTTGATTCACCTCCTATATTCTCCAATTTGTTGCTCCTGCAGGCGATACCTTATACCTCCACCTTTTCTTATGCTGTTTGTAATTTTGAGCATTTCACTAACACTTCATGTCATAGAGATAACAAAAAAAACGTACAAATCATCCAAATAAAGTTAGGTGAAAAGATAATTACATAAATTTATCCAATTGTCACCTGCTATGGTAGGTCAGTTGGTATGTTTTTTTTTCATATGATGGTTAACTAATTTGGCTTGTAATTCTGTTCAGGGGCTCAATCCATTAATGTTTACCTTTGCTTTATTGGGGAATTCGACATATGTAGGAAGGTAACTCATGATTCATGAACCCAACTTTCACATATTTATTCCATTTTTTCAATAGTATCTCACCAATCTAATATGAGTAATCCATCTTTTCTTCTGATGTGATCCTGAAACTTACTGGCATGTTGTACCGTCCTCACAGTTCTTCTTTTCCAATGCAGTATACTTGTAAATAGCCTGGAATGGTCAAAACTTAGACCAAATCTGCCTTGGCTTGTAGATGCTGGAGGATGTGTTTTACTGGATTTTTTTGTATCCTTTTCGCCTGTTCTCCTATGAGCATCAAGCTGTTTCTAGCTACTTTTTAATCCTAGTGTGTCTATTCTGCATTAAATATCTGAACAACTGTACATCCGAGACCCTTAACTATGTTTCACAGATTATTCTTCAGTTCCTTTATTTTCATTACCAGAAGCAAAATGAGCCTTCAGATGAGCACGAACACAATGCAGATAAAGCTTAGTCGACAGCAAGAGATAAATCCCTTTCCTTCTTCAGGGCAAAAGGTAGATTCTTTGTTGTTATGAATATTTGTTATACTCTAATTCTTATTTGGTGGAGCCTTAATGCATCTGCCATTTTCTGCTGCACGTATATTTTATTACCagtacacacacacacacacacaaataGAACTTGTTAAACTGGATAGAAATAGGTCATGCAGCTAGGGATTCTGATAAGACTGCACACTTGGATTCATAGGGCTAATCTGAAAACTAGCACATGTTACATGTTACTCTGATAAGTTGTTCGGTCATTGCAGTCAGCAGATGTACGGATGGGTCGTCTACCCTCCCCAGTTGGTGGGTTTTTTTTATCGGGTTTCCACACAGAAACAAGGCGGGCACTtgcttttttatttttcttctaATAAAGTTTACGGCAAATCTTTGCCACCCTTTCGAAAAAGAGAACCTAGTGCAGCCTAAAACCAAGTGTCGAACTCCTATCTGGAGATTGAACATGCACATTCAGCAACTCATTTCGTTGTATTTCTGCATTTTCAGACCTGAAGGTACCTCCCATACTCCAGCGGCCCCGCATTTCTGAGATGCGCTAGCGTTCATTGTTCCTCGGAAGAACCCAGGGCATTTTCTGGGGCGTTGTTTCAGAAGTTGGTGCCTGGAGGGTGACTCGGAGCGAGCGTCATGTGGAGACGCTTCTGGCAGTTTTTCTGTTCTGTAGTATACCAGAATGTCTCGTTTTTCTGTTCTGTAGTACATCAAATGTTGACTCGCTTTCTTCCGTTTTCTGTTCTTTTCGTAGCTTCTTTTCCCTTGGAACGGTCTGTATATTCGAGACGGTATCATCGGACAACAAAGTGTTGATTATTAATACGAATTTTTTATCAGCCTGCTAGGCTCCCCTCGTGTGTGACCCCGTACATAGGTTCCTTGTGAGTTAGCATCgactctgtttttttttcttattaTAAATGAGGTGTCACATAGAAAAAAATGATGACATGCaccaaaagaagaagaaaaaatgaTGACATGGCACCAACTCAATTATTCTCTCAAACTTGTAGCTTCTTGTTTTTGGATGGTGAAAGTGGGCCTGGACAGATGCAAAGTTGCACTTGTGCATCCACAGTGGGCCTAGACCGAAATTAACCTCCTTTTTCTTCCAACGGCAGCCCAAATCATTCTGAGATCCAACGGGCAGCATTGTTAGCCTGCCTGTCAGTCACGGAGCACCTCCCCATCTTCTCGCCGCTGAGAGCCTGAGAGACGACGTCACGAGAGTCGCAGcaggaaaaaaaaaaaggaatctATGGCGTCGGCGCTGGCGAGGAGGGCGAGGGGCTCCGCCGCGGTGCTGTGGGGCGCGACGAGGGGGTTCGCGTCGGTGGGGTCCGACATCATCTCGGCGGCGCCCGGCGTGTCGCTGCAGAAGGCGCGGTCCTGGGACGAGGGCGTCGCCACCAAGTTCTCCACCACGCCTCTCAAGGACATCTTCTACGTACGCAACGCCGCCTCGCCCCCAACCGCACCAGTCTCCTTTTCCGCTCCCTACCGAGCACCGCCTTCCATCGTCTAATAGTGTGCTGACCGGGAATCCTTGGC
Protein-coding sequences here:
- the LOC112894996 gene encoding uncharacterized protein LOC112894996 is translated as MGVFGGTPPPTCPSSRHCAEWARTYLKYCLCSQKDSAALALGLISVISWGVAEVPQIITNYRQKSTEGLSIAFLMTWIVGDLFNLVGCFLEPATLPTQFYMALLYTITTVILTGQTIYYSHIYHHLKAKKSRATSKPQKHQRGDTSLLEKLLGAKDGGVSRNNNQSNATIPIPSSPIPVNTKFAEQYHTPSSPTSDYYYMSARSLSRSPVPTAGTWLGNSRQSSKTPPQTNGQSEPLIGEITTAQSASPTRTKNTLSVVPWLGLLFSMCLLHLLVGSTHREVPSGTVIPVGRRLLLFNDDQGHSSLSHGNGSEIGIFLGWAMAIIYMGGRLPQIFLNMQRGHVEGLNPLMFTFALLGNSTYVGSILVNSLEWSKLRPNLPWLVDAGGCVLLDFFIILQFLYFHYQKQNEPSDEHEHNADKA